In Ruminococcaceae bacterium BL-6, a genomic segment contains:
- the argH gene encoding argininosuccinate lyase (Evidence 2a : Function from experimental evidences in other organisms; PubMedId : 2989674, 9890879, 11423008; Product type e : enzyme) yields MKLWAGRFQKEIDPKTNDFNSSISFDSRMYREDIEGSIAHATMLGACGIIGQDEAGAICAGLKQILADLESGALKIDPDAEDIHTFVEGELTSRIGDAGKRLHTARSRNDQVALDLRCYLKKECDSLCGQITELIQVLCKRAIQHKLDVMPGYTHMQRAQPVTFGHHLMAYAEMLLRDLDRLQAAKKRMDVLPLGSCALAGTTYPLDRSLTARLLGFSGVSQNSLDGVADRDFCVDVAEAVALVMVHLSRFSEEIILWCSWEFKFVELDDAFSTGSSIMPQKKNPDIAELVRGKSGRVFGDLMALLTMMKGLPLAYNKDMQEDKEAVFDAVDTLKLCLTAFIPMIDTMKVLPDNMRAAAAKGFINATDCADYLVGKGIPFRDAYKITGTLVALCIQKGCTLETLPLAEYQKICPQFDEGVFEAISLEKCVRDRTVVGGPAPGNVEKQANRVLKLIHKS; encoded by the coding sequence TTGAAGCTTTGGGCTGGACGTTTTCAAAAAGAAATCGACCCGAAAACAAACGATTTTAATTCATCCATTTCATTCGACAGCCGCATGTACCGGGAGGATATCGAAGGAAGCATCGCCCACGCCACGATGCTGGGGGCCTGCGGGATCATCGGGCAGGATGAGGCCGGCGCGATCTGCGCCGGGCTGAAGCAGATCCTCGCGGACCTGGAGAGCGGCGCGCTGAAGATCGACCCGGACGCGGAGGACATCCACACGTTTGTGGAGGGGGAGCTCACTTCCCGCATCGGGGACGCCGGAAAGCGCCTGCACACCGCCCGCAGCCGCAACGACCAGGTGGCGCTGGACCTGCGCTGCTACCTGAAAAAGGAATGCGATTCGCTCTGCGGGCAGATCACCGAGCTGATCCAGGTGCTGTGCAAACGCGCGATCCAGCACAAATTGGATGTCATGCCGGGCTACACGCACATGCAGCGCGCGCAGCCGGTGACGTTCGGACATCATCTGATGGCCTACGCCGAAATGCTGCTGCGGGATCTGGACCGCCTTCAGGCGGCGAAAAAGCGCATGGATGTGCTGCCGCTCGGCTCCTGCGCGCTGGCCGGAACCACCTATCCGCTGGACCGCTCGCTGACGGCCCGCCTGCTCGGGTTTTCCGGCGTCAGCCAGAACAGCCTGGACGGCGTGGCCGACCGGGATTTCTGTGTGGACGTGGCGGAGGCGGTCGCGCTCGTCATGGTGCATCTCTCCCGCTTTTCGGAGGAGATCATCCTCTGGTGCTCGTGGGAATTCAAGTTTGTGGAGCTGGACGACGCGTTTTCCACGGGCTCCAGCATCATGCCGCAGAAGAAGAACCCGGATATCGCCGAGCTGGTGCGCGGGAAATCCGGCCGCGTGTTCGGCGACCTGATGGCGCTGCTCACGATGATGAAGGGTCTGCCGCTTGCGTACAACAAGGATATGCAGGAGGACAAGGAGGCCGTTTTCGACGCGGTGGATACGCTGAAGCTGTGCCTGACCGCCTTTATCCCGATGATCGACACGATGAAGGTGCTTCCGGACAACATGCGCGCGGCGGCGGCGAAGGGATTTATCAACGCGACCGACTGCGCGGACTATCTCGTCGGCAAGGGGATTCCGTTCCGGGATGCGTACAAGATCACCGGCACGCTGGTGGCCCTGTGCATCCAAAAGGGATGCACGCTCGAGACCCTTCCGCTCGCCGAATACCAAAAGATCTGCCCGCAGTTCGACGAGGGCGTTTTTGAGGCGATCTCGCTGGAAAAATGCGTGCGGGACAGAACCGTCGTCGGCGGGCCGGCCCCGGGCAACGTGGAAAAACAGGCGAACCGCGTTTTGAAGCTGATTCATAAATCCTGA
- the argG gene encoding argininosuccinate synthase (Evidence 2a : Function from experimental evidences in other organisms; PubMedId : 2989674, 11423008, 12963366, 17611193; Product type e : enzyme), with product MQIILDLLYKRCIIKHNETEKEKEEILGGSIMAKQIKKIVLAYSGGLDTSVIIPWLKENYEGCEVIAVAADVGQGKELDGLEEKAKKTGASKLYIADLKKTFVEDYIWPTLKADAVYENKYLLGTSFARPIIAKRLVEIAKAEGADAICHGCTGKGNDQVRFELTVKALAPEMTIIAPWRIWNIKSREEEIEYAEARKIPLNITRETNYSKDKNLWHLSHEGMDLEDPANEPKYNEPGFLELGVSPEQAPEKPVYVTLSFEKGIPVKLNGEKTDGVSLIQKLNKLGGENGIGIADLVENRLVGMKSRGVYETPGGTILYHAHNKLEELCLDRDTYHYKQSVALKFAELVYYGQWFTPLREALSAFVDSTQQYVTGDVKLKLYKGNIVDAGVTSPYSLYDSEIATFGEEEVYNQADATGFINLFGLQAKVAAHAQKKNQ from the coding sequence ATGCAAATAATACTTGATTTATTGTATAAACGGTGTATAATTAAACACAACGAAACCGAAAAGGAAAAAGAAGAAATTCTGGGAGGAAGCATTATGGCAAAGCAAATCAAAAAAATCGTGCTGGCGTATTCCGGCGGCTTGGATACATCCGTGATCATTCCGTGGCTGAAAGAAAATTACGAGGGGTGCGAGGTGATCGCGGTCGCCGCGGATGTCGGCCAGGGCAAAGAGCTGGACGGCCTGGAGGAAAAGGCGAAAAAGACGGGCGCTTCCAAGCTTTACATCGCGGACCTGAAAAAGACCTTCGTCGAGGATTACATCTGGCCCACGCTGAAGGCGGACGCGGTGTATGAGAACAAATATCTGCTGGGCACTTCCTTCGCAAGGCCGATCATCGCGAAAAGGCTGGTCGAGATCGCGAAGGCCGAGGGGGCGGACGCCATCTGCCACGGCTGCACCGGAAAGGGCAACGACCAGGTGCGGTTCGAGCTTACGGTCAAGGCGCTCGCGCCGGAGATGACCATCATCGCCCCGTGGCGGATCTGGAACATCAAATCCAGGGAAGAGGAGATCGAGTACGCAGAAGCGCGGAAGATCCCGCTGAACATCACCCGCGAAACCAACTATTCCAAGGATAAGAACCTGTGGCACCTTTCGCACGAAGGGATGGACCTGGAGGACCCCGCGAACGAGCCGAAATACAACGAGCCCGGTTTTCTGGAGCTGGGCGTTTCGCCCGAGCAGGCGCCGGAAAAGCCGGTTTACGTGACCCTTTCCTTTGAAAAGGGCATCCCCGTGAAGCTGAACGGGGAGAAGACGGACGGTGTCAGCCTGATTCAAAAGCTGAACAAGCTGGGCGGCGAGAACGGCATCGGCATCGCCGACCTGGTGGAGAACCGGCTGGTAGGCATGAAATCCCGCGGCGTGTACGAAACCCCCGGCGGAACCATCCTCTACCACGCGCACAACAAGCTCGAGGAGCTTTGCCTGGACCGCGACACCTATCACTACAAGCAGAGCGTCGCGCTGAAATTCGCGGAGCTGGTGTATTACGGCCAGTGGTTCACCCCGCTGCGCGAGGCGCTTTCCGCATTTGTGGACAGCACCCAGCAGTATGTGACGGGTGACGTGAAGCTGAAGCTTTACAAGGGGAACATCGTCGACGCCGGCGTCACCTCTCCGTATTCGCTGTACGACAGCGAGATCGCCACGTTCGGCGAGGAAGAGGTTTACAACCAGGCGGACGCGACGGGCTTCATCAACCTGTTCGGCCTTCAGGCAAAGGTCGCCGCGCACGCGCAGAAGAAGAACCAGTAA
- a CDS encoding Flavin reductase — MQKKAVRDKMEESKKYGCAEVLMMLKQIKLNELSLNPFTMIGDEWMLISAGDEQKYNMMTAAWGGLGVMWGKSVAAVVIRPTRYTLDFVKAKDHFALNFFDSSFKPVLSYCGSHSGRDVDKEKGTGLTPVFTAQAPYFAQAKLVMVCRKLYQQKLDPGCFLDGSLDAKWYPEKDYHECFVGEIAGVWKSE; from the coding sequence TTGCAAAAAAAAGCGGTGCGGGATAAGATGGAAGAGAGCAAGAAATACGGATGTGCGGAGGTACTGATGATGCTAAAACAAATCAAGCTGAATGAACTGAGTTTAAACCCGTTTACCATGATCGGCGACGAATGGATGCTGATTTCGGCCGGTGACGAGCAGAAATACAACATGATGACGGCAGCCTGGGGCGGCCTGGGCGTGATGTGGGGGAAAAGCGTCGCGGCCGTCGTGATCCGCCCCACGCGCTACACGCTGGATTTCGTGAAGGCCAAGGACCACTTTGCGCTTAACTTTTTCGACAGCAGCTTCAAGCCGGTGCTTTCCTACTGCGGGTCGCACTCCGGCCGCGACGTGGACAAAGAGAAAGGGACCGGGCTTACGCCCGTCTTCACCGCGCAGGCGCCCTATTTCGCACAGGCCAAGCTGGTGATGGTCTGCCGCAAGCTGTATCAGCAGAAGCTGGACCCGGGCTGCTTCCTCGACGGTTCGCTGGATGCGAAGTGGTATCCGGAAAAGGATTATCACGAATGCTTCGTCGGGGAGATCGCCGGCGTATGGAAGTCGGAGTGA
- the cobB gene encoding NAD-dependent protein deacetylase yields MPDEKRRKPGTGGRRSSGWTVFCKGGINMTELEQLQEMTDQSRSIVFFGGAGVSTESGIPDFRSVDGLYRQHFKYPPEVMLSHGFFVSHQEEFFDFYRKKMLCLDAEPNAAHRKLAELERAGKLSAVVTQNIDGLHQKAGSKTVYELHGSVHRNYCLKCHKMYSAEFMRDSTGVPRCDCGGVIKPDVVLYEEGLDQGTIMGAVDAIRHSDMMIVAGTSLAVYPAAGLVNYYRGKRLVLINRSPTPLDSRADLVLSGSVGEILDKIQVNQSPA; encoded by the coding sequence GTGCCGGACGAAAAACGGCGGAAGCCCGGAACGGGCGGCCGCCGCAGCAGCGGATGGACCGTCTTTTGCAAGGGAGGAATCAATATGACGGAATTGGAACAGCTTCAGGAAATGACGGATCAAAGCCGGAGCATCGTATTTTTCGGGGGCGCGGGGGTTTCCACCGAAAGCGGGATTCCGGATTTCCGCAGTGTGGACGGCCTGTACCGCCAGCACTTCAAATATCCGCCGGAGGTCATGCTGAGCCACGGCTTTTTTGTGAGCCATCAGGAGGAATTTTTCGATTTTTACCGGAAGAAGATGCTCTGCCTCGACGCGGAGCCGAACGCCGCCCACAGAAAGCTGGCGGAGCTGGAACGCGCCGGAAAGCTGTCGGCGGTGGTCACCCAGAACATCGATGGCCTGCACCAGAAAGCGGGCAGCAAAACCGTTTACGAGCTGCACGGCTCGGTGCACCGCAATTACTGCCTGAAATGCCACAAGATGTACAGCGCGGAGTTCATGCGCGACAGCACCGGCGTGCCGAGGTGCGATTGCGGCGGCGTCATCAAGCCGGATGTCGTGCTGTACGAGGAAGGGCTCGACCAGGGGACGATCATGGGGGCGGTCGACGCCATCCGCCACTCGGACATGATGATCGTCGCGGGGACCTCGCTCGCCGTTTACCCGGCGGCGGGCCTGGTCAATTACTACCGGGGCAAACGTCTCGTGCTCATCAACCGCTCCCCAACGCCGCTCGATTCCCGGGCGGACCTGGTGCTGAGCGGAAGCGTCGGGGAAATCCTGGACAAAATTCAAGTCAATCAGTCCCCGGCCTGA
- a CDS encoding Substrate-specific component PanT of predicted pantothenate ECF transporter: protein MNRNDNTANRLVITALFCGIIFVLNFTPIGYIQLPFIKATIIHIPVIIGALLLGPKIGAGLGFVFGLTSLYNNTFAPAILSFAFSPFIPLPGTGRGSPTALLIAFLPRILVGVVPYYFYRFMKRILKEKYNVLSLFLSGLIGSMTNTILVMHLIYFLFRDAYGKAMNIAANIVYHAVLTVILTSGLPEAILAAVLTAAVCRVLMKFAPGKV from the coding sequence ATGAATCGGAACGATAATACTGCAAACCGGCTGGTAATCACCGCTTTATTTTGCGGGATCATCTTTGTTCTGAATTTCACTCCGATCGGATACATCCAATTGCCTTTCATCAAAGCAACCATCATCCATATCCCCGTCATTATCGGCGCTCTCCTCCTTGGTCCAAAAATCGGCGCCGGCCTCGGTTTTGTTTTCGGGCTCACAAGCCTTTACAACAACACATTTGCCCCTGCCATTTTATCTTTTGCATTTTCGCCGTTCATACCCCTCCCGGGAACCGGCAGGGGAAGCCCGACGGCGCTGCTGATTGCCTTCCTCCCCCGCATCCTGGTCGGCGTTGTCCCTTATTATTTTTACCGGTTCATGAAGCGGATCCTGAAGGAAAAATACAACGTCCTGTCGCTTTTTCTCAGCGGGCTGATCGGTTCTATGACCAATACGATTCTGGTCATGCATTTGATCTATTTTCTTTTCCGAGACGCCTATGGGAAAGCAATGAACATCGCTGCAAATATCGTCTATCACGCGGTCCTGACGGTCATACTGACAAGCGGCTTGCCGGAAGCCATCCTAGCGGCCGTCCTTACGGCGGCGGTCTGCCGCGTGCTGATGAAATTTGCACCGGGGAAGGTATAA
- a CDS encoding HTH gntR-type domain-containing protein — protein sequence MKKQRLSQKAYEQIKDMIINNRLKPGEIINEAGMQELLGIGRTPIREAFQELARDQLVTIHPRKGIEISHISPKKIHDIFELRELLEPSVLAKGMQNIDREWLAKMRQEFLDTAGRRLTKQPGGILECVRLDDEFHNTLISCIGNQYALEIMNSFLDYLTMIRIATTSDEQRYNASNLEHVGIIDAILNNDVKGACAKLKKHIEISHQATIENFIHSSY from the coding sequence ATGAAAAAACAGCGCCTGAGCCAGAAAGCATATGAGCAAATCAAGGATATGATCATCAACAACCGGCTCAAGCCCGGCGAAATCATCAACGAGGCGGGCATGCAGGAGCTGCTTGGAATCGGCCGCACCCCGATCCGCGAGGCGTTTCAGGAGCTGGCGCGCGACCAGCTCGTGACGATCCACCCGCGCAAGGGCATCGAGATTTCCCATATTTCCCCGAAGAAGATTCACGATATTTTCGAGCTGCGCGAGCTGCTCGAGCCGAGCGTGCTCGCGAAAGGGATGCAGAATATCGACCGGGAGTGGCTCGCGAAGATGCGGCAGGAATTTCTCGACACGGCGGGCCGGCGCCTGACGAAGCAGCCGGGCGGGATTCTGGAGTGCGTGCGGCTGGACGACGAGTTCCACAACACGCTGATCTCGTGCATCGGCAATCAGTATGCGCTGGAGATCATGAACAGCTTCCTCGACTATCTGACCATGATCCGCATCGCGACGACGTCGGACGAACAGCGCTATAACGCCAGCAACCTGGAGCATGTCGGCATCATCGACGCCATTTTGAACAACGACGTCAAGGGGGCGTGCGCAAAGCTGAAAAAGCACATCGAAATTTCGCATCAGGCAACGATTGAGAACTTTATCCATTCTTCTTATTAA
- a CDS encoding D-mannonate oxidoreductase, which yields MITLLTLTRDGLKEKQQWEKAGIRLPRYDAAQTARKTEQAPRWVHFGAGNIFRGFIAGLQQRLLNAGLCDTGILAAETYDHEIIDKIYDPHDSLSILVLMRPDGTLDKEVVASIAKGLRADRTSEEDWEALKKIFVSPTLQMVSFTITEKGYSLRNMSGELLPAARADMENGPAAPKHAMAVVASLAYDRFRAGELPVAFVSMDNCSHNGEKLSRSVLEIARAWEKNGFVPAAFVEYLQNPEKVSFPWSMIDKITPRPSEFVQKALEKDGLSGMAPVVTAKKTFIAPFVNAEVPQYLVVEDRFPNGRPPLEKAGVYFADRETVEKTERMKVTTCLNPLHTALAVYGCLLGYESIAAEMKDDELKKLVEKIGYQEGMPVVVNPGILNPEDFIHEVVDQRLPNPFIPDTPQRIATDTSQKIPVRFGETIKSYRSRPDLDPSSLRYIPLALAGWCRYLLGVDDEGNPMAVSADPMLGELQEKLSGVTVGDSGSYRGQLRPILSNPVLFGVNLYDAGLGERVESYFRELIAGKHAVRATLKKYLD from the coding sequence GTGATAACATTGCTAACATTGACAAGGGACGGCCTGAAGGAAAAACAGCAGTGGGAAAAAGCCGGGATCCGGCTGCCGCGGTACGACGCCGCACAGACGGCGCGAAAGACGGAGCAGGCCCCGCGCTGGGTGCATTTCGGCGCGGGCAACATCTTCCGGGGCTTCATCGCGGGGCTTCAGCAGCGGCTTCTGAACGCCGGGCTGTGCGACACGGGCATCCTCGCGGCGGAGACGTACGACCATGAGATCATCGACAAAATCTACGACCCGCACGACAGCCTTTCCATTCTGGTGCTGATGAGGCCGGACGGGACGCTGGACAAAGAGGTCGTTGCCAGCATCGCGAAAGGGCTGCGCGCCGACCGCACGTCGGAAGAGGACTGGGAGGCTCTGAAAAAGATCTTCGTCAGCCCCACGCTTCAGATGGTCAGCTTCACGATCACGGAAAAGGGATACAGCCTGCGCAATATGAGCGGCGAGCTTCTGCCGGCGGCGCGCGCGGACATGGAAAACGGGCCCGCGGCGCCGAAGCACGCCATGGCGGTCGTCGCCTCGCTCGCGTACGACCGGTTCCGGGCCGGGGAGCTTCCCGTGGCGTTCGTCAGCATGGACAACTGCTCGCACAACGGGGAGAAGCTTTCGCGTTCCGTCCTCGAAATCGCGCGGGCGTGGGAAAAGAACGGCTTTGTGCCCGCCGCGTTCGTGGAATACCTGCAGAACCCGGAAAAAGTCTCGTTCCCGTGGTCGATGATCGACAAGATCACGCCGCGTCCCTCCGAATTCGTGCAGAAGGCGCTGGAGAAGGACGGCCTTTCCGGCATGGCGCCCGTCGTCACGGCGAAGAAAACCTTCATCGCCCCGTTCGTCAACGCGGAGGTTCCGCAGTACCTGGTGGTGGAGGACCGGTTCCCGAACGGACGCCCGCCGCTGGAGAAAGCCGGCGTTTACTTTGCCGACCGCGAAACGGTGGAAAAGACCGAGCGCATGAAGGTGACCACCTGCCTGAACCCGCTGCACACAGCGCTCGCCGTTTACGGATGCCTTTTGGGCTATGAATCCATCGCGGCGGAGATGAAGGATGACGAGCTGAAGAAGCTCGTTGAAAAAATCGGCTATCAGGAGGGCATGCCGGTGGTCGTCAACCCGGGCATTCTGAACCCAGAAGACTTTATCCACGAGGTGGTCGACCAGCGCCTGCCCAACCCGTTTATCCCCGACACCCCCCAGCGCATCGCGACCGACACCTCCCAAAAAATCCCGGTGCGCTTCGGCGAAACCATCAAATCCTACCGGAGCCGCCCCGACCTCGATCCGTCGTCGCTGCGGTACATCCCGCTGGCGCTGGCCGGGTGGTGCCGCTATCTTCTGGGCGTGGACGACGAGGGCAATCCCATGGCGGTCAGCGCCGACCCGATGCTCGGGGAGCTTCAGGAAAAGCTTTCCGGCGTCACCGTCGGGGATTCCGGCTCTTACCGCGGCCAGCTGCGGCCGATTCTGAGCAACCCCGTGCTGTTCGGCGTGAATCTTTACGACGCCGGCCTGGGCGAAAGGGTAGAAAGCTATTTCAGGGAGCTGATCGCGGGGAAACACGCGGTGCGCGCGACCTTGAAGAAATATCTGGACTGA